Genomic segment of Catharus ustulatus isolate bCatUst1 chromosome 3, bCatUst1.pri.v2, whole genome shotgun sequence:
TTTGCAAAGTCCCAATCTGCCTTGGGAACTTGAAGTACTTCTCACCTGTGGATGGTACACACTGAGAGACTTCACTTTGTGCAGTGGTAACAAAACTCTGATGAGGAACATCTTGTGCTCTTCCTTCAGAGGCAAAGCAAACCCATTGATTATGCTAAGAAGAAACAAGAGTCTTGTTAAAATTTTGACCCAGCAGAAATACAGTGCTTCTTACCTCACAAAACACACTAGCTCTCACCAGCCCCTTGAGGAAGCATCCACCAAAAGCATGGtcactgcagcccagcctgcacactgagctcagccagAGTGTTCTTGGCAGGCACCACAGGGAAATGCCTCTGATGGAGCCTggactctgctctgcccctgccaggctgagcccacaCACACTTAGGCAGAACCTCTGGGGAAGGCCAGCACTGAAGCAGCCCAGTGCTTGAGTCTTGTGCTTTAGAGAACAGGAGGATGGCAGCACAACAGGGCCACAATCACAAAGGAAGCTGAAACCCTGGAGAAAGCTGCCCATTGCTAAGGCTACTCAGAGCTGTGAAGAGCTCTTCTGTTTCACTGCCTGCTCAGGCAAGATAGCAAGTGTGACTGGACTCAAACTCAAAAGAACAGGAGACAGATCTGGGGAGGAGAAGGTTACAGGTGTATTTATCAGCAAGCTGGGGAGTACTTTATGCTCTGTCAGACTGAGATTCCCTGGGAGAGGTGTCTCTCCTGCAAGGAATGCTGAAGGAAGGCACTGCCTTTTCACACAGCACACTGGGCTGGGAGGCCTCTCTCACTATGGGCCCTCTGGGACTCCCAAAGGTGGCCTTACCTTCCCAGGATCTCCAGTAGCTCTGCAATCCCATTGTGGTGTTCTGTTTCATAGATGAACCTAAAGAGAAGGATGAGAAGTCATTGCTAAATGCTGGATATAGTTTGATAagcaagaggaaggaaaaatgctggAGACAGGGAGTCTAAATGGTACTAAGAAAGACCTCACCTGTAAAATATATTATTGATCTGCCTCCTTACATATGCTCTCAAACCCAGGAATTTCCCATAGATCCTGTGCAGAATAGTTTTTAGGAAGTCTCGTTCTCTGGGGTCTTCACTGTCAAAGAGATCTagcagctgtggggagagaAATTCAGTCAGTGCCTGCATACTGCCTGTCTGGGCAAAGCTACCAGCAACACTGGGCACTGCTCCTGTTTGGCAAAAATAGCTCTTTCAGTTGAGTGATGCTTTCAGCACCCTGAGTACAGTGGTCATTTCCCTGAAGCACGTGACCTCCGAGTCACAAGCTGGAACCATCATCCTTTCTTTCACCTTCAGAAGCACAGTGATGGCCTGCACATTCTACAAAGCTGCATGTCCTCAGATTTCCCCCATGCAAGGTCCCCATGCCCCTCTCCACCTGTACAATGAGTTATGAGTTCCAGTGACTACAGCTTGCCCACAGACTTGCCCTGCACAGAAAATTCTGTCTGCTCATTCAAGACAAATAAGGAAAAGTCACATAATCAAACACCAAAATCTGCTGCATGTCCTTCATAAAGGTAGTGCACAGTGGCAAGGGCAACAGCTACTTACAGACAGCACAAACTTCTGGTCAATGTATTTCTTGGCTACATTTGGTTGAAAGTCAGGTGATTCCAGGAACCTGAGGAAGAACTCGTACACCAGCTGttgggggaaaaggagagattACTTAGAAATCGCCCTGTCCTCTCACCAGTGTTTAGCTCAGATTTTATGTTCTCCTTCTCCTTAAGGAttcagggaaaggctgggaagcCCCAAACAGGAGCACAAAACCCAGTGTTTCCTTACTCAGTGGGATCAACTCAGCCGTCCTTACTTTAATGGGTAGGGGTCTCTGGTGGCACTTAACCGCCCAAATCTGCATGAGATCTCATCACCTCAGGTCCCCCCAAAGATAACATCCACCTACTCAGATTAAGACATTAGGCTGGGAAACTCCTCTCACATCTTCAGCATCATTAATTCCTACAGAGATCAGAAATCTCCAGAGATGGCAAAGGCTCAGACTCACTGGATACCCTTGAGACACACCAAGGAATAACAGAATAGCAGAGAAATGAAATGGACCCCAGGAAAACATGCAGTGTCCTCTGCCTCCTGGGTACTGACTCAAGGTTGGCTTGGCCTCACTAAGCCAGGAAAGCTGCATGTTGTGTCCCACTTGGAAAACAAAGGGCAGCTTGCTTTATGAAGGCTGTCAGTGCTGAAACATCAACTTCTGGTCCTGCTGTTCTCTGAGAGGAGTGAGTCCACTCTCATCCCTCCTAATGGTTCTGAGGGGCCACTAGGCCAAATGAGATTGATGCATTTGAAAGGTTTAACTCTGGAAGTAAAGGAATAATAGGACCATGCATCCACAGGTAGGGTCTAGCTGCCAAGGACAGCAGTAAAGAAAAAACTGAGGTGCTGACCAAAAGGCTCAGCATTCATTTGCCACAAACCCATGTTGGCAGCTGCTGACTCAATTCTGAGAAACAAATGCTGCCTAGCATTCACAGCACTCCGGTGCTGAGGACACACTATTTCTATCAACGCTCACATCCCTATGTCAACTGCAGCAGTGAGAAGTGATTAACCACTGCTGCAGAATGATAgcttatttcttttctgtattttctgcctCATTCTGCAGTACCTGcctctttttctgcctttgtctGCTTGACAACACATCCCTGTGCAAGTGCCTCAAGCCTTCCTCCTGACTTccactgctgagctctgctaAACCATGCTCACTGTCACTTTCCTAAACCTTTTCACCTAGTCTGTCTAAAGCCATCTGCAGGTGAATGTTGCATACAGGCATCAGCCAGTTCCCAGGACATCTTTGCTTCCTGCACTACCTAAGAGCCACCTGTGACCCCTGGGTGGGAGGCCTGGTTTTCCCCTAGCAACCCTCAAAGGCTGCtgaagcagcagtggcagggctggcagcctcCAGCCTTACGTGGACTCTCAGCTTCCTGGAGATAAATTCACCAGATCTATATTCCTCACCTGAAGGTGTGGCCAGGCAGCCTCTAATGTAGGCTCATCTTCTTCGGGGTCAAATTCTGCTCCTGTGGGATTGGACGATGGTGGGAGCGTCCGGAAGAGGTTCACTGAAAACTGAGGTGAATGAAAAAGTTGCATGAATGATATTCTGACAGCTCATGATGGCTCTCCACACAGCAAATCCTTCACTGCAGTGCAAGACACTGTGATTTGTCACAGCTGTGCCCACACACTGATCCCTTCCTGCAGGCTGTAGGGTCACAGTCTGCACAGAGCCTCCCCAAATGCAGTCTGTGCCAGAGGCAAGAGCTTCCACCTCTCCCCAAGGCAGGCACTGTCACTACCAccacccacacacacacttctCTTTCTGGAGGTGGGAAGATAAGGAATAGGTAGGACTGAGGTCACACTCCTCTCTGACAaatccccatcccctcctcctcccacacttccctgctcctttgGCACACAAGCCACACAAACACTGGCTCCATGCCCTACCATGATAACAGCTTCAGGATAGATGGCCTCAGTGACAACATCCCGGTTGTGTGTGATGTATTCCACCATCTCATTGAGACCTGCTCGCTTCACCTCCTTGAACTTCAGGTCACTGAGGGGGTCAGAGATGAAGTCAAAAAGAACACAGCACTGCCGCAGCTTCTGGATGAAAAGCTCTTCTCGTTCATGTGGAGGAGCATCTGTCAGAGAAAGCAGGGACATCTGTCCTTGGAGACAGGCAGATCATCTTCCTGGTTTACCCAGGGATCACTGTGGTTTGCTCCCTGCGGTTTCCCCTTCCCCTGTCACCTCTTACTTGAACTGTtggaggggaagagggagaggcagTGTTATCCCTGCTACAGACATGGGGCAAGGGAGGCAGAGACTGCCAGGCTCTGAAGCAACTATCCCATGAGGGGATTTCAGAGGTGATAGCAATTTCCAACCTGATAAGCACATGCAGAGTACACTGAAAAAGGAACTCAACCAGCTCGCAGAGCAGTGACAGCCATGTCCTGCACCCCAGAGACACaaagggagctgggcagcacaCACTGTAGCTTAACCCTCCTGCCAGAGAACAGGGTGTAAGAGAGCGGCCAGGGTGGCAGGAGCTGTACATTAACAGATTCTCTTTTTGGTACTTCTGGAAATTACACACTGCCTCGGCCTTCCACAAAGGcctgtctgtgtctgtgagCAACATCAAGCAATGACCGCTGAAAATGCTTTCTCCTTGTCCACACTCATGTTTAATTGCCACATAATGCACACTAAGTGCTAATAGCAAGCTGCCCTAACGTGGACAGGTTCAATCGCACTATCGTAATTTGCAATGGAAACACAATGATGAGGAAGCCTGGTCATTCCCTGGGAATGGGTGGATGTAGGAACTAAGGACAGTCTGCACCAAGGTCTCTGCACTTTACCACTTTCCTGCACAACCTGCTGAAGAATCTGAGGCAATCCTCAGCACAAGGGTTTAAATAGCTCAACTGGGAAGCTAAGTACACAGTTTGCATTGAGAATACTCTATTAATTTTAGGCCATCCATAAGTTCTCTACCTGCTAACAAGCACCTTTCCCAGAATCATCCTTGCTACACTGCCCATATAACTAGCTGAATACTGGAAGGGTTGCTTTGGGAAGAACCCTTACACCACCACACACTGCCTGGAGAAACTGCAGCTTGTCACgcaggtcccttccaccccactGCCTCTTTACCTTTGAGGGCTGGGAGTTTCTGCAGCTCCCGGTTTTTGCTCAGATTGAAACGGGAAGAGCTGTGCCGGCGCTCCTTCTTCACAATCTGGGGTCCCCCTGAGTACTTGATTTTATTCAGCTGGGTTGGAGGGGGAGCACTGTTACTGGGCCGCTTATTTGAAGTTGGCTGCTGTTGtgtctgctgctgtggctgctgcggctgctgctgagcctgaTGAGGGAGAAGAGAGTAAAGCAACTCAGAAGCTTTTACCTACAAACCTCAAGAGCAGAGGCCGTCAGCATCTTCTTGGAATGAAGAAACTGGGCAGGCTTTTTATCCTTGCAGTTGAGTGCTTCTCACGTGCTCCTGTCAGCTCTAGAGCTGCTGGTTACATTTGCAGCATACCTTCAAAGTTAACACCAGTTTCACCTGATACCTCATGGCTGTGAGGTACCACAAGGACACTGGAgcccctcagcacagccactgctatGGCTATGGAAAGCAAAGTCGCATCTTGCAACAAGTTACATGAAGCAGAAATAAGAACTTTCTGTGGTTCAAAGAGAAATCTCAGTGCAGCACTCTGTACAACACACAACAAGCAAGTTtagaaaacaagtaatttgcTTCTTTGTCCTTGTGCAAGGAATCACCtgggaaaaagcaaagcagtatGTAGTACAGAGCAGACATAACAGCCTTGGAAAGGCAATAGTGAAGACCACTACAATCACTGCTGCATTTGTGGTTCAGGAGCACCTAAAAACCACATGGACCACACATACAAACACAGGCACCCTTAGGTCACAGGCTGTGGGCTCTCCCAGCTCATCCTGGCTGCTCTCTCCCATATCTGCCTCACTGCTGTCTGAACTTCTCTAGATGGGCTTTTCCCATATTACTTCTTTTAGCCACACAAACTCTGTCTGCATTCTCCTCTCCCACTGCACTCCTGTTAAACTGCACTGACAGAGGCACTTTCTCATGTTTAGCATGTGACCAGAAACTCCAGCCAGTGTTTGCTCAGCTCCGCTCTCCTCTGACCTTGCTGAAGCTCTGCTGGTTCCAAATCCCACTTGGACCATAATGACTCAATAACTGACCCTTTAATTTCATATTGACCCAAACTGTGGAAAACTCAGCACAAAAGAGGGCAACATCCTTCCAGGAAGCAGAGAGAACCAGCATCCAGCCt
This window contains:
- the PPP2R5D gene encoding serine/threonine-protein phosphatase 2A 56 kDa regulatory subunit delta isoform isoform X2, with translation MLPVGEESPKSTKSTTKPGSSSSSSSSGKDGGAENSEEAQQQPQQPQQQTQQQPTSNKRPSNSAPPPTQLNKIKYSGGPQIVKKERRHSSSRFNLSKNRELQKLPALKDAPPHEREELFIQKLRQCCVLFDFISDPLSDLKFKEVKRAGLNEMVEYITHNRDVVTEAIYPEAVIMFSVNLFRTLPPSSNPTGAEFDPEEDEPTLEAAWPHLQLVYEFFLRFLESPDFQPNVAKKYIDQKFVLSLLDLFDSEDPRERDFLKTILHRIYGKFLGLRAYVRRQINNIFYRFIYETEHHNGIAELLEILGSIINGFALPLKEEHKMFLIRVLLPLHKVKSLSVYHPQLAYCVVQFLEKDSSLTEPVIVGLLKFWPKTHSPKEVMFLNELEEILDVIEPSEFVKVMEPLFRQLAKCVSSPHFQVAERALYYWNNEYIMSLISDNAAKILPIMFPALYKNSKSHWNKTIHGLIYNALKLFMEMNQKLFDDCTQQYKAEKQKGRFRMKEREEMWQKIEELARLNPQYPMYYAPLPLPSVCCMETETPTAEDIQLLKKTVETEAVQMLKDIKKDKVLLRRKSELPQDVYTIKALEAHKRAEEFLTSSQEAL
- the PPP2R5D gene encoding serine/threonine-protein phosphatase 2A 56 kDa regulatory subunit delta isoform isoform X1 → MPYKLKKEKESPKSTKSTTKPGSSSSSSSSGKDGGAENSEEAQQQPQQPQQQTQQQPTSNKRPSNSAPPPTQLNKIKYSGGPQIVKKERRHSSSRFNLSKNRELQKLPALKDAPPHEREELFIQKLRQCCVLFDFISDPLSDLKFKEVKRAGLNEMVEYITHNRDVVTEAIYPEAVIMFSVNLFRTLPPSSNPTGAEFDPEEDEPTLEAAWPHLQLVYEFFLRFLESPDFQPNVAKKYIDQKFVLSLLDLFDSEDPRERDFLKTILHRIYGKFLGLRAYVRRQINNIFYRFIYETEHHNGIAELLEILGSIINGFALPLKEEHKMFLIRVLLPLHKVKSLSVYHPQLAYCVVQFLEKDSSLTEPVIVGLLKFWPKTHSPKEVMFLNELEEILDVIEPSEFVKVMEPLFRQLAKCVSSPHFQVAERALYYWNNEYIMSLISDNAAKILPIMFPALYKNSKSHWNKTIHGLIYNALKLFMEMNQKLFDDCTQQYKAEKQKGRFRMKEREEMWQKIEELARLNPQYPMYYAPLPLPSVCCMETETPTAEDIQLLKKTVETEAVQMLKDIKKDKVLLRRKSELPQDVYTIKALEAHKRAEEFLTSSQEAL